From one Pseudoliparis swirei isolate HS2019 ecotype Mariana Trench chromosome 5, NWPU_hadal_v1, whole genome shotgun sequence genomic stretch:
- the LOC130193820 gene encoding cyclin-dependent kinase-like 5 isoform X2, which produces MKIPDIGDVMNKFEVLGIVGEGAYGVVLKCRHKDTNEIVAIKKFKDSEENEEVKETTLRELKMLRTLKQENIVELKEAFRRRGKLYLVFEYVEKNMLELLEELPDGVPADKARSYIFQLLRAIHWCHKHDIVHRDIKPENLLISADDILKLCDFGFARNLSEGTDGNYTEYVATRWYRSPELLLGAPYGKAVDMWSVGCILGELSDGQPLFPGESEIDQLFTIQKVLGPLPPEQMKLFYNNPRFHGLRFPAVNHPQTLERRYLGIIGGALLDLLKNLLLLNPTERFLTEPSLNHHAFQTLRLVERPGPPTPTPVRSSKRKPHHGDNTTPSRSHVGAKSSGGHRSSSRECSSLPRHEDLHPGADGFLNGNMPTAVSPTLHPKSYAPPLFNHVDLASSNLPHLLSPAEAKSKGDPGPKGSDGPGAKYLKSNFRSHQNRHSFVEGKTNTLQSGEKHGRHGYTESHGSTPSSRFSYLNLPKSHGTLSDAKSVGDLNDVHLYADEPASHYIPSSCLDLTAPSSPAPRRADRGSARSERESNTLDSSHRRSSARHKASEEAKAADVLAPPDGAAPERSHAHSLSAPHDPLAYGQGYTSPFSSQQRPHRHSMYVRRDHQRTHGAEEGLAVAAGGPTRASSLQLLSPQLQHRTLPRREGGGASREDLSRQTEDGGSSKENRNIYSESMPRRGGSFYRVPSPRPDNFHDGRAPSRSAGLSGDGGGVAKNSKRQPAFDPWTGPDTVVLNPSEPSKEKEKQGFFRAMKKKKKSQMGPGDGGDPVLQKSSRSSGHQSSRHRTRDKSRDRDRDRDRDRPPDSHSSSQPLKSLRRLLHLSSSNPPPAPDLRYPPALEGRGHVGVEGRGLATPQLKSRQAAFPLPGRAEGNPYPEQLGPNGHGFGRPNRTRMPNLNDLKETAL; this is translated from the exons gacACCAATGAAATCGTGGCCATAAAGAAGTTCAAGGACAGCGAAG AAAATGAGGAGGTCAAAGAGACGACGCTGCGGGAGCTGAAGATGCTGCGCACGCTGAAGCAGGAGAACATCGTGGAGCTGAAGGAGGCGTTCAGGCGGCGCGGGAAGCTGTACCTCGTCTTCGAGTACGTGGAGAAG AACatgctggagctgctggaggagcttCCCGACGGCGTTCCGGCGGACAAGGCGCGCTCCTACATCTTCCAGCTGCTCCGGGCGATCCACTGGTGCCACAAGCACGACATCGTGCACCGCG acataAAGCCGGAGAACCTCCTCATCAGCGCCGACGACATCCTGAAGCTCTGTGACTTtg GCTTCGCCCGGAACCTCTCCGAAGGGACGGACGGCAATTACACCGAGTACGTGGCCACGAGATGGTACCGCTCCCCAGAGCTGCTGCTCGG CGCCCCCTACGGGAAGGCCGTGGACATGTGGTCGGTGGGCTGCATCCTGGGGGAGCTGAGCGACGGGCAGCCTCTGTTCCCGGGAGAGAGCGAGATCGACCAGCTGTTCACCATCCAGAAGGTTCTGGGCCCGCTGCCCCCGGAGCAGATGAAGCTCTTCTACAACAACCCTCGCTTCCACGGGCTGCGG TTCCCAGCTGTGAATCACCCCCAGACGCTGGAGCGCCGCTACCTGGGCATCATCGGCGGAGCGCTGCTGGACCTGCTGAAG aacctgctgctgctgaacccgacGGAGCGCTTCCTCACCGAGCCGAGCCTGAACCACCACGCCTTCCAGACCCTGCGGCTCGTGGAGCGGCCCGGCCCGCCCACGCCGACCCCGGTCCGCTCGTCCAAGAGGAAGCCTCACCACGGAGACAACACCACGCCCAGCAg GAGCCATGTTGGGGCTAAGAGCTCCGGGGGCCACCGCTCCAGCAGCAGAGAGTGCTCCAGCCTGCCCCGGCACGAGGACCTGCACCCCGGCGCCGACGGCTTCCTCAACGGCAACATGCCGACGGCCGTCAGCCCCACGCTGCACCCCAAAAGCTACGCGCCGCCGCTCTTCAACCACGTGGACCTGGCCAGCAGCAACCTGCCCCACCTGCTGAGCCCCGCCGAGGCCAAGAGCAAAGGGGACCCGGGGCCCAAGGGGTCCGACGGGCCCGGAGCCAAGTACCTCAAGTCCAACTTCCGTTCGCACCAGAACCGCCACTCCTTCGTGGAGGGGAAGACCAACACGCTCCAATCGGGGGAGAAACACGGGCGCCACGGCTACACGGAGTCCCACGGCTCCACGCCGTCCTCCAGGTTCTCCTACCTGAACCTGCCCAAGAGCCACGGCACGCTGAGCGACGCCAAGTCGGTGGGCGACCTGAACGACGTGCACCTCTACGCCGACGAGCCCGCGTCGCACTACATCCCCTCCAGCTGCCTGGACCTCACGGCGCCGAGCAGCCCGGCGCCGCGCCGCGCGGACCGAGGGAGCGCTCGctccgagagagagagcaacaccCTGGACTCGTCCCACCGGCGCTCCTCCGCCCGCCACAAGGCCTCAGAGGAGGCCAAGGCGGCGGACGTCCTGGCGCCGCCGGACGGCGCGGCGCCGGAGAGGAGCCACGCCCACTCCCTCTCCGCCCCGCACGACCCGCTGGCGTACGGCCAGGGCTACACCAGCCCCTTCTCCTCCCAGCAGCGGCCGCACCGCCACTCCATGTACGTCCGGCGGGACCACCAGAGGACGCacggggcggaggaggggctggcGGTGGCGGCGGGCGGGCCCACGCGGGCCAGCAGCCTCCAGCTGCTGTCGCCGCAGCTGCAGCACCGAACGCTGCCCCGCcgcgaggggggcggggcctccaggGAGGACCTGAGCCGG CAGACAGAAGATGGAGGCTCGTCCAAAGAGAACCGCAACATCTACAGCGAGTCCATGCCGAGGAGGGGGGGCAGCTTCTAcagag tccCGTCTCCACGGCCCGACAACTTCCACGACGGCCGAGCTCCGAGCCGGAGCGCCGGGCTGTCGGGGGATGGCGGGGGCGTGGCCAAAAACTCCAAACGTCAGCCGGCGTTCGACCCCTG GACCGGCCCAGACACCGTGGTGCTGAACCCGTCCGAGCCGtccaaggagaaggagaagcaggGCTTCTTCAGggccatgaagaagaagaagaaatctcaAATG GGTCCCGGTGACGGGGGGGACCCGGTCCTCCAgaagtcctccaggtcctccggtCACCAGAGCAGCCGCCACAGGACCCGGGACAAGagccgggaccgggaccgggaccgggaccgggaccggccCCCTGACTCCCACAGCTCT agtCAGCCTCTGAAGTCTCTACGCAGACTGCTGCACCTCTCGTCCTCCAACCCGCCGCCGGCCCCCGACCTGCGCTACCCGCCGGCCCtcgaggggcggggccacgtgGGGGTCGAGGGGCGGGGCCTCGCCACGCCGCAGCTGAAGAGCCGGCAGGCGGCCTTCCCGCTGCCGGGCCGCGCCGAGGGGAACCCCTACCCCGAGCAGCTGGGCCCCAACGGGCACGGCTTCGGACGCCCCAACAGGACCCGCATGCCCAACCTCAACGACCTGAAGGAGACGGCCCTGTGA
- the LOC130193820 gene encoding cyclin-dependent kinase-like 5 isoform X1, which produces MKIPDIGDVMNKFEVLGIVGEGAYGVVLKCRHKDTNEIVAIKKFKDSEENEEVKETTLRELKMLRTLKQENIVELKEAFRRRGKLYLVFEYVEKNMLELLEELPDGVPADKARSYIFQLLRAIHWCHKHDIVHRDIKPENLLISADDILKLCDFGFARNLSEGTDGNYTEYVATRWYRSPELLLGAPYGKAVDMWSVGCILGELSDGQPLFPGESEIDQLFTIQKVLGPLPPEQMKLFYNNPRFHGLRFPAVNHPQTLERRYLGIIGGALLDLLKNLLLLNPTERFLTEPSLNHHAFQTLRLVERPGPPTPTPVRSSKRKPHHGDNTTPSRSHVGAKSSGGHRSSSRECSSLPRHEDLHPGADGFLNGNMPTAVSPTLHPKSYAPPLFNHVDLASSNLPHLLSPAEAKSKGDPGPKGSDGPGAKYLKSNFRSHQNRHSFVEGKTNTLQSGEKHGRHGYTESHGSTPSSRFSYLNLPKSHGTLSDAKSVGDLNDVHLYADEPASHYIPSSCLDLTAPSSPAPRRADRGSARSERESNTLDSSHRRSSARHKASEEAKAADVLAPPDGAAPERSHAHSLSAPHDPLAYGQGYTSPFSSQQRPHRHSMYVRRDHQRTHGAEEGLAVAAGGPTRASSLQLLSPQLQHRTLPRREGGGASREDLSRVGLYHDQQTEDGGSSKENRNIYSESMPRRGGSFYRVPSPRPDNFHDGRAPSRSAGLSGDGGGVAKNSKRQPAFDPWTGPDTVVLNPSEPSKEKEKQGFFRAMKKKKKSQMGPGDGGDPVLQKSSRSSGHQSSRHRTRDKSRDRDRDRDRDRPPDSHSSSQPLKSLRRLLHLSSSNPPPAPDLRYPPALEGRGHVGVEGRGLATPQLKSRQAAFPLPGRAEGNPYPEQLGPNGHGFGRPNRTRMPNLNDLKETAL; this is translated from the exons gacACCAATGAAATCGTGGCCATAAAGAAGTTCAAGGACAGCGAAG AAAATGAGGAGGTCAAAGAGACGACGCTGCGGGAGCTGAAGATGCTGCGCACGCTGAAGCAGGAGAACATCGTGGAGCTGAAGGAGGCGTTCAGGCGGCGCGGGAAGCTGTACCTCGTCTTCGAGTACGTGGAGAAG AACatgctggagctgctggaggagcttCCCGACGGCGTTCCGGCGGACAAGGCGCGCTCCTACATCTTCCAGCTGCTCCGGGCGATCCACTGGTGCCACAAGCACGACATCGTGCACCGCG acataAAGCCGGAGAACCTCCTCATCAGCGCCGACGACATCCTGAAGCTCTGTGACTTtg GCTTCGCCCGGAACCTCTCCGAAGGGACGGACGGCAATTACACCGAGTACGTGGCCACGAGATGGTACCGCTCCCCAGAGCTGCTGCTCGG CGCCCCCTACGGGAAGGCCGTGGACATGTGGTCGGTGGGCTGCATCCTGGGGGAGCTGAGCGACGGGCAGCCTCTGTTCCCGGGAGAGAGCGAGATCGACCAGCTGTTCACCATCCAGAAGGTTCTGGGCCCGCTGCCCCCGGAGCAGATGAAGCTCTTCTACAACAACCCTCGCTTCCACGGGCTGCGG TTCCCAGCTGTGAATCACCCCCAGACGCTGGAGCGCCGCTACCTGGGCATCATCGGCGGAGCGCTGCTGGACCTGCTGAAG aacctgctgctgctgaacccgacGGAGCGCTTCCTCACCGAGCCGAGCCTGAACCACCACGCCTTCCAGACCCTGCGGCTCGTGGAGCGGCCCGGCCCGCCCACGCCGACCCCGGTCCGCTCGTCCAAGAGGAAGCCTCACCACGGAGACAACACCACGCCCAGCAg GAGCCATGTTGGGGCTAAGAGCTCCGGGGGCCACCGCTCCAGCAGCAGAGAGTGCTCCAGCCTGCCCCGGCACGAGGACCTGCACCCCGGCGCCGACGGCTTCCTCAACGGCAACATGCCGACGGCCGTCAGCCCCACGCTGCACCCCAAAAGCTACGCGCCGCCGCTCTTCAACCACGTGGACCTGGCCAGCAGCAACCTGCCCCACCTGCTGAGCCCCGCCGAGGCCAAGAGCAAAGGGGACCCGGGGCCCAAGGGGTCCGACGGGCCCGGAGCCAAGTACCTCAAGTCCAACTTCCGTTCGCACCAGAACCGCCACTCCTTCGTGGAGGGGAAGACCAACACGCTCCAATCGGGGGAGAAACACGGGCGCCACGGCTACACGGAGTCCCACGGCTCCACGCCGTCCTCCAGGTTCTCCTACCTGAACCTGCCCAAGAGCCACGGCACGCTGAGCGACGCCAAGTCGGTGGGCGACCTGAACGACGTGCACCTCTACGCCGACGAGCCCGCGTCGCACTACATCCCCTCCAGCTGCCTGGACCTCACGGCGCCGAGCAGCCCGGCGCCGCGCCGCGCGGACCGAGGGAGCGCTCGctccgagagagagagcaacaccCTGGACTCGTCCCACCGGCGCTCCTCCGCCCGCCACAAGGCCTCAGAGGAGGCCAAGGCGGCGGACGTCCTGGCGCCGCCGGACGGCGCGGCGCCGGAGAGGAGCCACGCCCACTCCCTCTCCGCCCCGCACGACCCGCTGGCGTACGGCCAGGGCTACACCAGCCCCTTCTCCTCCCAGCAGCGGCCGCACCGCCACTCCATGTACGTCCGGCGGGACCACCAGAGGACGCacggggcggaggaggggctggcGGTGGCGGCGGGCGGGCCCACGCGGGCCAGCAGCCTCCAGCTGCTGTCGCCGCAGCTGCAGCACCGAACGCTGCCCCGCcgcgaggggggcggggcctccaggGAGGACCTGAGCCGG gttggCTTGTATCACGACCAGCAGACAGAAGATGGAGGCTCGTCCAAAGAGAACCGCAACATCTACAGCGAGTCCATGCCGAGGAGGGGGGGCAGCTTCTAcagag tccCGTCTCCACGGCCCGACAACTTCCACGACGGCCGAGCTCCGAGCCGGAGCGCCGGGCTGTCGGGGGATGGCGGGGGCGTGGCCAAAAACTCCAAACGTCAGCCGGCGTTCGACCCCTG GACCGGCCCAGACACCGTGGTGCTGAACCCGTCCGAGCCGtccaaggagaaggagaagcaggGCTTCTTCAGggccatgaagaagaagaagaaatctcaAATG GGTCCCGGTGACGGGGGGGACCCGGTCCTCCAgaagtcctccaggtcctccggtCACCAGAGCAGCCGCCACAGGACCCGGGACAAGagccgggaccgggaccgggaccgggaccgggaccggccCCCTGACTCCCACAGCTCT agtCAGCCTCTGAAGTCTCTACGCAGACTGCTGCACCTCTCGTCCTCCAACCCGCCGCCGGCCCCCGACCTGCGCTACCCGCCGGCCCtcgaggggcggggccacgtgGGGGTCGAGGGGCGGGGCCTCGCCACGCCGCAGCTGAAGAGCCGGCAGGCGGCCTTCCCGCTGCCGGGCCGCGCCGAGGGGAACCCCTACCCCGAGCAGCTGGGCCCCAACGGGCACGGCTTCGGACGCCCCAACAGGACCCGCATGCCCAACCTCAACGACCTGAAGGAGACGGCCCTGTGA
- the LOC130194375 gene encoding retinoschisin-like gives MDGMRSSDVPGSASVCACVCVCVCVCVCVCVCACVCVLQEEDQQEIKTCSCDCESGAPPTAGPQAPPTSLLPAAPPPLGQPVQCMPECPYHRALGFESGSMDSDQISCSSQDQYVGWYSSWTPSRARLNNEGFGCAWLSKFNDLHQWIQVDLEVVAVVSGILTQGRCDADEWITKYSVQYRSVETLNWIYYKDQSGNNRVFYGNSDRSTVQNLLRPPIVARYVRLLPLGWHTRIGVRLELLMCMNKCP, from the exons atggacggcatgagatcgtcagatgttccaggttcggcgagtgtgtgtgcgtgtgtgtgtgtgtgtgtgtgtgtgtgtgtgtgtgtgtgtgtgtgtgcatgtgtgtgtgtccttcaggaggaggaccagcaggagATCAAAACCTGCTCCTGTGACTGTGAGTCTGGCGCCCCGCCGACCGCCGGCCCACAGGCCCCGCCCACCTCGCTGCTGCcggcggccccgccccctctgggTCAACCGGTGCAGTGCATGCCAG AATGTCCGTACCACAGAGCTCTGGGCTTTGAGTCCGGGTCCATGGATTCAGACCAGATCAGCTGCTCCAGTCAGGACCAGTACGTGGGCTGGTACTCCTCCTGGACCCCCTCCAGGGCCCGCCTCAACAACGAGGGCTTCGG GTGCGCCTGGCTCTCCAAGTTCAACGACCTTCATCAGTGGATCCAGGTGGACCTGGAGGTCGTTGCCGTGGTTTCCGGCATCCTGACTCAGGGCCGCTGTGACGCCGACGAGTGGATCACCAAGTACAGCGTCCAGTACCGCTCGGTGGAGACGCTCAACTGGATCTACTACAAGGACCAGAGCGGCAACAACCGG GTCTTCTACGGGAACTCGGACCGCTCCACGGTCCAGAACCTGCTGCGCCCCCCCATCGTGGCCCGCTACGTCCGCCTGCTGCCGCTGGGCTGGCACACCCGCATCGGCGTGAGGCTGGAGCTGCTCATGTGCATGAACAAGtgtccctga